One Dokdonia sp. Dokd-P16 genomic window carries:
- the metG gene encoding methionine--tRNA ligase, with the protein MSQNPQRYTITAALPYTNGPIHIGHLAGVYVPADIYARYQRMQGADVAFICGSDEHGVPITIKAKKEGITPQDVVDKYNAIIKKSFEDFGITFDNYSRTSAKIHHDTASEFFKNMYDQGKFIEETNEQLYDAEANQFLADRFVTGTCPKCGFEEAYGDQCESCGTSHNATDLINPKSAITGAVPTLKETKHWFLPLDQYNDFFKEWIIEGHKKDWKTNVYGQCKSWIDDGLRPRAVTRDLDWGIPVPVEGAEGKVLYVWFDAPIGYISSTKEWAAREGKDWEPYWKDENTKLLHFIGKDNIVFHCLIFPAMLKGHCEYILPDNVPANEFLNLEGRKLSTSKNWAVWLHEYLEEFPDQQDVLRYVLTANAPESKDNDFTWKDFQTRNNSELVAIFGNLINRVTVLTHKYYGGVVPTPGAFNELDKEVLDAIKAYPAVIGSSIEKYRFRESQTEFMNLARLGNKYLADEEPWKTIKTDEERTKTVMYVALQIAAALAILSEPLLPHTSVTLKNILDLPASDVENALQWSDITSKEVLLPAGHTINKSQLLFSKIEDSQIQIQLDKLEASKAANEAEAAAENAVVEPQKELINFDDFTKLDMRVGTIIEAEKMKKTKKLLILKVDTGIDVRTIVSGIAESFTPEEVIGKQVTVLVNLAPRALRGVESEGMILMTEDASGKLVFLNPDADGVSNGNMIS; encoded by the coding sequence ATGTCTCAGAATCCACAACGATATACAATTACAGCGGCACTGCCGTATACTAACGGACCTATACACATAGGCCACCTTGCGGGAGTGTATGTTCCGGCAGATATTTATGCGCGTTACCAGCGTATGCAAGGAGCAGATGTTGCTTTTATATGTGGTAGTGATGAGCATGGAGTGCCTATTACAATTAAGGCAAAAAAGGAAGGGATTACACCGCAAGATGTAGTAGATAAGTATAATGCGATTATCAAAAAATCTTTTGAAGATTTTGGGATCACCTTTGATAACTACTCACGTACCTCTGCAAAAATTCACCACGATACAGCGTCTGAGTTTTTCAAGAACATGTATGATCAAGGTAAATTTATAGAAGAGACAAACGAGCAGCTGTATGATGCAGAGGCAAACCAGTTTCTTGCAGACCGTTTTGTGACGGGAACTTGCCCTAAGTGTGGCTTTGAAGAAGCTTATGGAGATCAGTGTGAGAGCTGTGGTACTTCGCACAATGCAACAGACTTAATTAACCCAAAGAGTGCCATAACAGGAGCTGTACCTACACTTAAGGAAACAAAGCACTGGTTTTTACCACTTGATCAATACAATGATTTCTTTAAGGAGTGGATAATAGAAGGACACAAAAAAGACTGGAAAACAAATGTGTACGGGCAATGTAAGTCTTGGATAGATGATGGACTACGTCCACGTGCCGTAACTCGTGATCTAGACTGGGGAATCCCAGTACCAGTAGAAGGAGCAGAGGGCAAGGTTTTATACGTTTGGTTTGATGCGCCTATTGGCTATATCTCTTCTACAAAGGAGTGGGCAGCACGTGAGGGTAAAGATTGGGAGCCATACTGGAAAGATGAAAACACAAAACTACTTCACTTTATAGGGAAGGATAACATCGTTTTTCACTGTTTGATTTTCCCTGCAATGTTAAAGGGACATTGTGAGTATATCTTGCCAGATAACGTACCTGCAAACGAGTTTTTAAACCTAGAAGGCCGCAAGCTTTCTACGTCAAAAAACTGGGCAGTATGGTTACATGAGTATCTGGAAGAATTTCCAGATCAGCAAGATGTGTTGCGTTATGTGCTTACGGCAAACGCGCCAGAATCTAAGGATAATGATTTTACTTGGAAGGATTTCCAAACTAGAAATAATAGCGAACTCGTAGCGATTTTTGGTAATTTAATTAATCGCGTGACGGTGCTTACACATAAGTATTATGGAGGTGTTGTGCCTACGCCTGGAGCTTTTAATGAGCTAGATAAAGAAGTGCTAGATGCCATAAAAGCATATCCAGCAGTGATAGGTAGCAGTATAGAAAAATACCGCTTTCGCGAAAGCCAAACAGAATTCATGAATCTCGCTCGCCTAGGAAACAAATACCTAGCAGACGAAGAGCCGTGGAAGACTATCAAAACAGACGAGGAACGCACTAAAACAGTAATGTATGTGGCTTTACAAATTGCAGCCGCACTTGCTATATTAAGTGAGCCGTTATTACCACATACAAGTGTAACGCTTAAAAATATTCTTGACCTTCCTGCTAGTGATGTTGAGAATGCATTACAGTGGAGTGACATCACTTCAAAAGAAGTGTTATTACCAGCTGGACATACAATCAATAAATCTCAATTACTCTTCTCAAAAATAGAAGACAGTCAGATACAAATACAGCTAGATAAACTAGAAGCAAGTAAAGCTGCAAATGAAGCAGAAGCTGCTGCCGAAAATGCGGTAGTAGAGCCACAAAAAGAGCTGATTAACTTTGACGATTTTACAAAACTCGATATGCGAGTAGGTACCATTATCGAAGCAGAAAAGATGAAGAAGACAAAGAAGCTCCTCATTTTAAAAGTAGATACAGGTATTGATGTACGTACCATCGTTTCTGGTATTGCAGAAAGTTTTACTCCAGAAGAAGTAATAGGGAAGCAAGTAACGGTACTTGTAAACTTGGCTCCAAGAGCTCTACGCGGTGTAGAGAGTGAAGGAATGATCTTAATGACAGAGGATGCTAGTGGAAAACTCGTGTTTTTAAATCCTGATGCAGATGGGGTGAGTAATGGGAATATGATAAGTTAA
- a CDS encoding Tex family protein, whose amino-acid sequence MKILEFISNSSALSEKSVKATLQLLSEDCTLPFIARYRKEATGGLDEVEIGKIIELKEQFETLEKRKKSILKSLEEQDVLTSELKDKIEKTQDLTTLEDLYLPYKKKRKTKAETARINGLEPLAKIIMSQNAQDPEGLAHRYTNSEVPVAENALEGARHIIAEWINERIDIRDNIREQLKRFATIETKVVKKMADEEKAQKFRDYFDWSESLSRCPSHRLLAILRAENEGYIRVKIVIDDDRALDKIERKLIRSRGDSATQIELAIKDAYKRLLFPALSNETLSEAKKTADETAIQVFAKNLKQLLLGSPLGEKRILALDPGFRTGCKLVCLDAQGRLLHNETIYPHAPKNDDAGAIKKISSLTDAYKIEAIAIGNGTASRETERLVKRIHFKNAMEVFVVSEAGASIYSASKIARDEFPNYDVTVRGAVSIGRRLQDPLAELVKIDAKSIGVGQYQHDVDQAALQKSLDQTVENCVNAVGVNINTASAPLLSYVSGIGPKLAEGVVRFRQSEGPFKTRQEIKKVPRLGGKAFVQAAGFLRITGAENPLDNSSVHPERYKLVASIAKDQKVSVAEMIGNTSLLKSIDLQKYVTDEVGLPTLTDIISELEKPGLDIREKAKVFTFNQNIRTIEDVQSGHLLPGIINNVTAFGAFVDIGIKESGLIHISNLADGFVSDVSAHVSLQQQVIVKVLEVDIARKRIQLKLEK is encoded by the coding sequence TTGAAAATTTTAGAATTTATATCAAACAGCTCTGCCTTATCAGAAAAATCTGTAAAAGCAACTTTACAACTTCTTTCTGAAGACTGCACTCTACCTTTCATTGCTCGCTATCGCAAGGAAGCGACGGGTGGACTAGATGAGGTGGAGATTGGAAAGATTATCGAACTTAAAGAGCAGTTTGAGACTTTAGAAAAACGAAAAAAATCAATTCTCAAATCACTAGAAGAGCAAGACGTTCTTACCAGCGAACTCAAAGATAAGATTGAAAAAACGCAAGATCTTACTACGCTAGAAGACTTGTATTTACCATATAAGAAAAAACGTAAAACCAAGGCAGAGACAGCACGTATAAACGGACTAGAACCACTAGCTAAAATCATTATGTCTCAAAATGCGCAAGACCCAGAAGGGCTAGCGCATCGATATACTAATAGCGAAGTTCCAGTTGCAGAAAATGCGTTAGAAGGAGCACGTCACATTATAGCTGAATGGATTAATGAGCGCATAGATATACGAGATAACATCCGTGAGCAGTTAAAGCGTTTTGCCACCATAGAGACGAAGGTGGTTAAGAAAATGGCAGATGAGGAAAAAGCTCAGAAATTCCGCGATTATTTTGATTGGTCTGAGTCATTAAGTCGTTGCCCTTCACACAGATTACTTGCTATTTTAAGAGCCGAAAATGAAGGCTACATTCGTGTAAAAATCGTAATTGATGATGACCGCGCGCTTGATAAAATAGAACGCAAACTCATACGCTCGCGTGGCGATAGCGCCACACAGATTGAGCTAGCTATAAAAGATGCGTATAAACGACTATTATTCCCTGCACTTTCAAATGAAACGCTATCTGAAGCAAAGAAAACAGCAGATGAAACTGCTATTCAGGTTTTTGCAAAAAATTTAAAACAATTACTCCTTGGTTCGCCGCTAGGTGAGAAGCGTATTCTTGCGCTAGACCCAGGTTTTAGAACAGGTTGTAAACTGGTATGCCTTGATGCACAGGGACGGTTGCTACATAACGAAACCATCTACCCGCATGCACCAAAAAATGATGATGCAGGCGCTATAAAGAAGATCTCAAGTCTTACAGACGCATATAAAATTGAGGCAATCGCCATCGGTAATGGTACGGCTTCCCGCGAGACAGAAAGACTTGTAAAACGCATCCATTTTAAGAATGCGATGGAGGTTTTTGTAGTGAGCGAGGCAGGTGCATCCATCTACAGTGCGAGCAAGATTGCACGTGATGAGTTCCCTAATTATGATGTGACAGTTCGCGGTGCAGTTTCTATAGGTCGTAGGTTACAAGACCCGCTGGCAGAGCTTGTGAAGATAGATGCAAAGTCCATTGGCGTCGGGCAATATCAGCACGATGTAGACCAGGCCGCACTTCAAAAATCACTAGATCAAACGGTAGAAAACTGTGTAAATGCCGTGGGTGTCAATATAAATACAGCAAGTGCTCCGTTACTTAGCTATGTGTCAGGTATTGGGCCAAAACTTGCTGAGGGTGTAGTACGCTTTCGCCAAAGCGAAGGACCCTTTAAAACACGTCAAGAGATTAAAAAGGTACCACGTCTGGGAGGAAAAGCATTTGTGCAAGCCGCAGGTTTCTTAAGAATCACAGGTGCTGAAAATCCGCTAGATAACTCGTCTGTACATCCAGAAAGATATAAGTTGGTTGCAAGCATCGCCAAAGATCAAAAAGTCTCTGTTGCCGAAATGATAGGAAACACAAGCCTTCTTAAATCGATAGATCTTCAAAAATATGTAACCGATGAGGTAGGACTTCCTACACTTACCGATATTATAAGCGAACTAGAAAAGCCTGGCCTTGACATTAGAGAAAAAGCGAAGGTTTTTACTTTTAATCAAAACATACGCACTATAGAAGATGTCCAGTCAGGCCATTTACTGCCTGGGATTATAAATAATGTAACGGCTTTTGGAGCTTTTGTAGACATTGGTATCAAAGAAAGCGGTCTCATACACATCTCAAACCTAGCAGATGGTTTTGTGAGTGATGTGAGTGCGCACGTAAGTTTGCAGCAGCAAGTTATTGTAAAAGTGCTAGAAGTAGATATCGCAAGAAAGAGGATACAGTTGAAGTTAGAGAAGTAA
- a CDS encoding GIY-YIG nuclease family protein — MTSRHARGDKNAFLQIRYIYDLQSIMFTNFYIYITTNQYRTTVYIGVTNDIQRRISQHYFDSENSKISFARRYNCYDLVYYEGFQYATDAIAREKQLKRWSRQKKNQLIETVNPTWESLNNEVF; from the coding sequence GTGACCTCTCGACACGCTCGAGGTGACAAGAATGCTTTCTTACAAATACGCTATATTTATGATTTACAATCTATTATGTTTACCAATTTCTACATCTACATAACTACAAATCAATACCGAACGACTGTGTATATAGGTGTAACAAATGATATCCAAAGAAGAATTAGCCAGCATTATTTTGACTCTGAAAACAGCAAAATTTCTTTCGCTAGAAGGTATAATTGTTATGATCTCGTCTACTATGAAGGTTTTCAATATGCAACAGATGCTATTGCCAGAGAGAAACAACTAAAAAGGTGGAGTAGGCAAAAGAAAAATCAGCTTATAGAAACTGTTAATCCTACTTGGGAGAGCTTAAATAATGAAGTATTCTAA
- a CDS encoding histone deacetylase, translated as MLKIAFHHIYKHPLPEGHRFPMEKYDLLPKQLVYEGTCDADNFFEPVQVAHEHILRCHTTEYVENLKALAIDPRAQRKTGFPLSQELVDRELIITQGTINGCHYALENGIAMNIAGGTHHAYTDHGEAFCLLNDQAIAARYLQANELAKKILIVDLDVHQGNGTAEIFAGDDSVFTFSMHGKANYPFRKEISDLDIALETDTSDAEYLDILKKTLPNLIKEQQPDFIFYLCGVDILASDKLGKLGCSVEGCKERDRFVLQTCHDLKIPVQCSMGGGYSPDIKVIIDAHANTFRVAQDIYF; from the coding sequence ATGCTCAAAATCGCCTTTCACCACATCTACAAACATCCGCTTCCAGAAGGACATCGTTTTCCTATGGAGAAGTATGATTTGCTTCCTAAGCAGTTAGTATATGAAGGTACGTGTGATGCAGATAATTTCTTCGAGCCTGTACAGGTAGCTCACGAGCATATTTTGCGATGTCATACTACAGAGTATGTAGAGAATCTCAAAGCGCTAGCTATCGACCCTAGAGCACAGCGAAAAACCGGTTTTCCGCTCTCACAAGAACTTGTAGATCGCGAATTAATCATCACTCAAGGTACCATAAATGGGTGTCACTATGCGCTAGAAAATGGCATTGCAATGAATATTGCTGGTGGTACACACCACGCTTATACAGATCACGGAGAGGCATTTTGTCTTCTCAATGACCAAGCGATTGCTGCGCGATATTTACAAGCAAACGAGCTTGCAAAAAAAATTCTCATTGTAGACCTCGATGTTCATCAAGGTAATGGAACGGCAGAGATTTTTGCAGGTGACGATTCGGTGTTTACGTTTTCTATGCACGGTAAGGCAAACTATCCTTTTAGAAAAGAAATCTCAGATCTTGATATCGCACTAGAGACCGATACAAGCGATGCGGAGTATCTCGATATTCTCAAAAAAACATTGCCTAATCTTATTAAAGAACAACAGCCAGATTTTATCTTCTATCTATGCGGAGTCGATATTTTAGCGAGTGACAAACTGGGTAAATTGGGATGTAGTGTAGAAGGTTGTAAAGAGCGCGATCGGTTTGTGTTACAAACCTGTCACGATTTAAAAATTCCCGTACAATGTAGTATGGGCGGCGGCTATTCTCCAGACATAAAAGTGATAATTGACGCACACGCAAATACTTTTAGAGTCGCACAAGATATTTATTTTTAG
- a CDS encoding ligase-associated DNA damage response DEXH box helicase, producing MTQKELLDIANNWFQSQDWKPFPFQKQTWKAFLSGKNGLLNAPTGSGKTYALWFPVVLNYIKQNPDYKTKHKKGLKAIWITPLRSLSNEIELSASRITQDLGTQMTVGIRNGDTPQSERAKQKRSMPDLLITTPESLMLLIASKGYEKVFKDCSAVIVDEWHELLGTKRGVQMELALSRLKTVASAMRLWGISATIGNLEQAREVLLGYESDAFRESVIIKANINKKITVKSIIPDEMETFPWRGHLGLHLLEYVVPIINNSKTTLLFTNTRSQCEIWFQRILAAHPEYAGEIAMHHGSINKETRTWVEGAIRNGSLKAVVCTSSLDLGVDFAPVETIIQIGGPKGVARFLQRAGRSGHSPGKESVIYFLPTHAIELVEASALQRAVKENTVEDRIPYLNSFDVLIQYLVTLAVSDGFLPEDIWPEIQTTFCFQVMAKEQWEWCLNFMTMGAQSLQAYDEYKKVEILEDGRFKVNSRMVAMRHRLQIGTIVSDANLVVKYQKGGYIGTIEEFFISKLTRGDVFTFAGRNLEFIRIKNMEVHVRNSSKKTNKVPSWMGGRLTLSSQMSQLLREELYTGNSLSRKRSLEINALEHIFRQQKVESIIPSDEQLLIETFKTRDGYHHVFYPFEGRFVHEAMGSLLGYRLSLLDPITFSLAFNDYGFELLSDQPIDIQQLLDNDLFTTAYMHDDLQNSLNATEMARRKFRDIAVISGLVFTGFPNKQIKQKHLQSSSQLFFDVFRDYEAENLLFQQAFTETFEHQLEEGRLQQALERIETQEIVWMDCEQPTPLSFPIITDRLREKLSSEKLADRIKKMTAKLMKSPNPRRGL from the coding sequence ATGACTCAAAAAGAACTACTCGATATCGCAAATAACTGGTTCCAGTCGCAAGACTGGAAACCTTTTCCATTTCAAAAACAAACGTGGAAGGCGTTTCTTTCGGGTAAAAATGGATTGCTTAATGCACCTACGGGTAGTGGTAAAACGTATGCACTTTGGTTTCCGGTAGTTCTCAATTACATAAAGCAAAACCCTGATTACAAGACCAAACATAAAAAAGGACTAAAGGCTATTTGGATTACTCCGCTGCGCTCGCTTTCTAATGAGATTGAGCTTTCGGCTTCTCGCATCACACAAGATCTCGGCACACAAATGACAGTAGGAATACGCAATGGAGATACACCACAATCTGAACGTGCCAAGCAAAAACGTTCTATGCCAGACTTGCTCATCACCACACCCGAGAGCTTGATGCTTTTAATTGCCTCAAAAGGGTATGAGAAAGTCTTTAAAGACTGCTCTGCCGTAATAGTAGATGAGTGGCACGAACTTCTAGGGACTAAGCGCGGTGTACAAATGGAACTCGCCTTGAGCCGATTGAAAACTGTCGCTTCAGCTATGCGTCTCTGGGGTATTTCGGCAACGATTGGAAATCTTGAGCAAGCTCGAGAAGTACTGCTGGGCTATGAGAGTGACGCTTTTCGCGAAAGCGTAATTATCAAAGCAAACATCAACAAAAAAATTACTGTTAAGTCAATCATTCCAGACGAGATGGAAACCTTTCCTTGGCGTGGTCATTTGGGATTGCACTTGCTTGAGTACGTCGTACCCATTATCAACAACAGCAAGACGACCTTACTGTTTACGAACACGCGCAGCCAGTGTGAAATCTGGTTTCAGCGCATTCTTGCGGCACATCCTGAGTATGCTGGTGAAATTGCAATGCATCACGGGAGTATCAATAAAGAGACGCGCACGTGGGTTGAGGGCGCCATTCGCAACGGCTCTCTCAAGGCGGTAGTTTGTACTTCTAGCCTTGATCTCGGAGTAGACTTTGCACCTGTTGAAACCATCATCCAAATAGGCGGCCCGAAGGGTGTCGCTCGCTTTTTACAACGTGCTGGGCGATCTGGTCACAGCCCTGGTAAGGAGAGTGTGATTTACTTTTTGCCTACACACGCCATTGAGCTGGTAGAAGCTTCTGCCTTGCAACGCGCTGTAAAGGAAAACACGGTAGAAGATAGAATTCCGTACCTCAATAGTTTTGACGTACTGATTCAATATCTCGTGACACTAGCAGTATCTGACGGATTTTTACCCGAAGATATCTGGCCAGAGATACAGACTACGTTTTGCTTTCAAGTAATGGCAAAAGAGCAATGGGAATGGTGTCTCAATTTTATGACGATGGGTGCGCAATCCCTACAAGCTTATGATGAGTATAAGAAGGTGGAGATTCTTGAGGACGGCAGATTTAAAGTCAACTCTCGTATGGTGGCAATGCGTCATCGCCTGCAAATAGGTACGATTGTAAGCGATGCAAATCTTGTAGTCAAATATCAAAAAGGGGGTTACATTGGTACCATAGAGGAGTTTTTCATAAGCAAGTTAACGCGTGGTGATGTGTTTACTTTTGCTGGTCGCAACCTAGAATTTATCCGTATTAAAAATATGGAAGTGCACGTGCGCAACAGCTCTAAGAAAACTAATAAAGTCCCTTCGTGGATGGGCGGTAGGCTCACTTTAAGTAGCCAGATGTCGCAGCTGTTAAGGGAGGAACTTTATACAGGGAATTCGCTTTCGCGAAAGCGGTCTCTTGAGATTAATGCGCTAGAGCATATTTTTAGACAGCAAAAGGTAGAGAGCATCATCCCGAGTGATGAGCAACTGCTCATTGAGACTTTTAAAACGCGCGATGGCTATCATCACGTATTTTATCCTTTTGAAGGTCGTTTTGTGCACGAAGCAATGGGAAGTTTACTTGGGTACCGTCTTAGTTTGCTAGATCCTATCACCTTCTCTCTCGCCTTTAATGACTATGGTTTTGAGCTGCTTTCAGACCAACCTATAGACATACAGCAGCTACTAGATAACGACCTATTTACGACGGCATATATGCACGATGACTTGCAGAATAGTCTCAATGCTACAGAGATGGCCAGGCGAAAATTTAGAGATATTGCGGTGATTTCTGGACTTGTTTTTACTGGTTTTCCAAACAAGCAAATCAAACAGAAACACTTGCAAAGTAGTAGTCAGTTGTTTTTTGATGTGTTCCGTGATTATGAGGCAGAGAATCTACTGTTTCAGCAGGCATTTACAGAAACCTTTGAGCACCAACTTGAAGAAGGCCGTTTACAACAAGCCCTTGAGCGCATAGAGACGCAAGAAATTGTATGGATGGATTGCGAGCAACCTACGCCTTTATCTTTTCCAATAATTACGGACCGCTTACGCGAAAAATTGAGTAGCGAAAAACTAGCCGATAGGATCAAGAAAATGACCGCGAAGTTGATGAAATCCCCCAACCCCCGAAGGGGACTCTAG
- a CDS encoding endonuclease domain-containing protein: MKKQKLHNPEETLKFRKELRSNLTPAEAFLWSHLKRKQLEDKKFRRQHGIGPFIVDFYCASEQLIIELDGQVHMNEQAQQYDEMRTKYLKNQGLRVIRFENKMVFDLLPSVLKDISDNFK, translated from the coding sequence ATGAAAAAGCAAAAGCTTCACAATCCAGAAGAAACTTTGAAATTTAGAAAAGAATTGAGAAGTAATTTGACTCCAGCAGAGGCATTTTTGTGGTCACACTTAAAACGCAAACAGCTTGAGGATAAAAAATTTAGAAGACAACACGGCATAGGGCCCTTTATCGTTGATTTTTACTGTGCATCAGAGCAGTTAATTATTGAACTAGATGGTCAAGTACATATGAATGAGCAGGCGCAACAGTACGATGAAATGAGAACAAAATACTTGAAAAATCAAGGACTACGAGTAATTCGTTTTGAAAACAAAATGGTTTTTGATCTTTTACCAAGTGTTTTAAAAGATATTAGTGATAATTTTAAGTAA
- a CDS encoding ATP-dependent DNA ligase — MKLFAALIKTLDSTNKTNEKVKALAHYFTEAPDKDKVWTIAILSHRRPPRPVNTTLLREWASELSNIPLWLFEESYHIVGDLAETIALVVPAATASSEKSLTQFLEEMIALRKKTDEEKKEYLFDNWANLNYYERFVFTKLITGGFRIGVSQKLMTRALSQATDIEEDVLAYKLMGDWKPQMVTFHDLVIEEDASQEFSRPYPFYLAYAVEDEPSALGDVTDFLAEHKWDGIRSQTIFRNGDIFIWSRGEELVTDKYPELEILKEHIPDGTVIDGELLPFYDGQIGTFNDLQARIGRKTVSKKMLKEVPVIIKAYDILEWEGKDLRETAFAKRRTILESLYRNITDKELPIGISETMEFDSWEAMAQERDRSREMRSEGLMIKRKDSPYRVGRKKGDWWKWKVDPLTIDAVLTYAMRGHGRRSNLFTDYTFGLWNEDKTELVTFAKAYSGLTDAEFRKVDNWIKKNTLERFGPVRSVTPHHVFEIAFEGIALSKRHKSGIATRFPRMLRWRHDKKIEDANTLEDLKGMIPSAAKESLPPTK, encoded by the coding sequence ATGAAACTATTTGCAGCACTTATAAAAACACTCGATTCTACAAATAAAACTAATGAGAAGGTAAAAGCACTTGCTCATTATTTTACCGAGGCGCCAGATAAAGATAAGGTGTGGACGATTGCCATCCTATCACACCGTCGCCCTCCAAGGCCTGTAAACACAACCTTACTTAGAGAATGGGCGAGCGAACTATCTAACATTCCATTATGGCTTTTTGAAGAGAGCTATCACATCGTGGGTGACCTTGCAGAAACGATTGCACTTGTGGTTCCGGCAGCAACAGCATCTTCTGAGAAGTCACTTACCCAGTTTTTAGAAGAAATGATTGCTCTAAGGAAAAAAACTGATGAAGAGAAAAAGGAATACCTCTTTGACAATTGGGCAAACCTCAACTATTATGAACGTTTTGTATTTACAAAACTAATTACAGGAGGCTTTAGAATAGGCGTGAGTCAAAAGTTGATGACACGCGCATTATCACAAGCGACAGACATAGAAGAAGATGTACTAGCTTATAAACTTATGGGAGACTGGAAACCACAGATGGTTACCTTCCATGATTTGGTAATCGAGGAAGATGCAAGCCAAGAGTTTTCAAGACCCTATCCATTTTACCTTGCCTATGCAGTTGAAGATGAACCTTCGGCGCTGGGTGATGTGACAGACTTTCTTGCCGAACATAAGTGGGATGGTATACGCTCACAAACCATCTTTCGTAATGGCGATATTTTTATCTGGAGTCGCGGTGAAGAGCTAGTGACAGATAAATACCCAGAACTAGAGATTCTCAAAGAGCACATACCAGACGGAACCGTCATAGATGGTGAGTTACTGCCTTTTTATGATGGGCAGATTGGTACATTTAATGATTTGCAAGCACGTATCGGAAGGAAAACCGTGAGCAAGAAAATGCTCAAAGAAGTGCCTGTAATTATCAAAGCTTATGATATTCTAGAATGGGAAGGAAAAGACTTGCGTGAAACCGCTTTCGCGAAAAGGAGAACAATCCTTGAATCGTTATATCGCAATATCACAGATAAAGAACTGCCTATCGGTATTTCTGAAACAATGGAGTTTGATAGTTGGGAAGCAATGGCACAAGAAAGAGACCGTAGTAGAGAGATGCGCTCTGAAGGATTAATGATAAAGCGCAAAGACAGCCCCTATCGCGTAGGTCGTAAAAAAGGCGACTGGTGGAAATGGAAAGTAGATCCACTCACTATTGACGCTGTGCTCACCTATGCAATGCGTGGCCACGGTAGACGAAGTAATTTATTTACAGATTACACTTTCGGTTTATGGAATGAAGATAAAACCGAGCTCGTTACTTTTGCAAAAGCCTACTCTGGACTTACAGACGCCGAGTTTAGAAAAGTAGATAACTGGATTAAAAAAAACACACTAGAGCGTTTTGGGCCAGTTAGATCTGTAACACCTCATCACGTGTTTGAGATTGCTTTTGAGGGAATAGCTTTATCAAAAAGACATAAGAGTGGTATTGCCACTCGTTTCCCTAGAATGCTACGCTGGCGACACGACAAAAAAATAGAAGATGCAAATACACTAGAGGATTTAAAAGGGATGATTCCGAGCGCAGCGAAGGAATCTCTCCCGCCCACAAAATAA